One Thermodesulfobacteriota bacterium DNA window includes the following coding sequences:
- a CDS encoding methylenetetrahydrofolate reductase translates to MNLRDALKNKIFVVTSEVQSPLGEDDPEKLIENLKKIRGRLDGVSVSEIELEGIVGDTIKTCDLLKQNRFNAIYQTTTRDKNRFQLQKDLTQASEAGVENLLVFTEDYRISGDSLQETMFFHVDSGKLASVLEHLKEGRTIDGKELAKKIDFVLGSGVETPGGKNVPKQGLEEMEDMMNVGAGYFLTTPVFDLDQFERFMKQVKDFNVPVIAEVMILRTAGMGKFLNRHFRSGLVPDWVIQRLLQSPDKTRASIELFAETVKGLKDLCQGVHIITIGGEEKLSDYLNAAKLK, encoded by the coding sequence ATGAATTTAAGGGATGCGTTGAAAAACAAGATCTTTGTCGTCACCTCGGAAGTTCAGTCGCCTCTGGGTGAAGATGATCCTGAAAAGCTGATCGAAAATCTGAAAAAAATAAGAGGCCGGCTGGATGGCGTGTCGGTATCGGAAATTGAACTGGAAGGGATTGTCGGCGACACCATCAAAACCTGCGACCTGTTGAAGCAGAACCGGTTTAACGCCATTTACCAGACCACCACCCGGGACAAGAACCGGTTCCAGCTTCAAAAGGACCTGACTCAGGCCAGCGAGGCGGGAGTGGAGAACCTGCTGGTTTTCACCGAAGACTATCGCATATCGGGCGATTCGCTTCAGGAGACCATGTTCTTTCATGTGGATTCCGGAAAACTGGCGTCGGTGCTGGAGCATCTCAAGGAAGGCCGGACCATCGACGGCAAGGAACTGGCCAAAAAGATCGACTTTGTGCTGGGTTCCGGCGTGGAAACTCCCGGCGGGAAAAATGTTCCCAAGCAGGGGCTGGAGGAGATGGAAGACATGATGAACGTCGGCGCCGGCTATTTTCTGACCACGCCGGTGTTTGACCTGGACCAGTTCGAGCGGTTCATGAAACAGGTCAAGGACTTCAACGTGCCGGTCATTGCCGAGGTGATGATTTTGCGGACCGCGGGTATGGGCAAGTTTTTGAATCGTCATTTCCGTTCCGGCCTTGTACCGGACTGGGTCATTCAACGGCTCCTGCAGTCGCCGGACAAGACCAGGGCCAGCATCGAACTGTTTGCCGAGACGGTCAAAGGGCTGAAGGACCTCTGCCAGGGGGTTCATATCATCACCATCGGCGGTGAAGAAAAACTATCCGATTATCTGAATGCCGCCAAACTCAAATAA
- a CDS encoding (Fe-S)-binding protein, which translates to MTKVLDVDELVCEFKEEVLERLPQANFDLCLTCGTCTGGCPASEQFDLDPRKFLRMLLLGMDDEVRQSPWAWVCTMCARCKFACPMDIDIPKLIYNVRASWPREKRPKGIRGSCDQHIRAGNAMGVSSDDFRFTIEDVAQEIRDEHPGFEDLQVSVDRVGAKIALNQNSREPVTEPDELGPLWKVLHMVGADWTYPTVMWGGENYCMFLADDEGWRYIMEEFVYHVDNVLGCETVVNTEUGHSYFSILEGLRKYQIPHRFQLTTIIELYAEWIKNGTLKVNSDWNKDIKAKFTIQDPCNIGRKSGSDKIVDDLRFVVKTVVGEENYVEMIPNRSNNYCCGGGGGALQGGYPDQRRAYGKVKFDQIMATGAHYVIAPCHNCHSQIEDMGDHYGGDYHVVHLWTILCLAMGVLAENERVYLGPDLADVNILQKKGREE; encoded by the coding sequence ATGACCAAGGTGCTCGATGTCGATGAACTGGTATGTGAGTTTAAAGAGGAGGTCCTGGAACGCCTGCCGCAGGCCAATTTCGATCTCTGCCTGACCTGCGGCACCTGCACCGGCGGGTGCCCGGCCTCGGAGCAGTTTGACCTGGATCCCAGAAAGTTCCTGCGCATGCTGCTCCTGGGAATGGACGATGAGGTCAGGCAAAGTCCCTGGGCCTGGGTCTGCACCATGTGCGCCCGGTGCAAGTTCGCCTGTCCCATGGACATCGACATTCCCAAGCTGATTTACAATGTACGGGCCTCCTGGCCCCGGGAAAAGCGGCCCAAGGGCATTCGCGGTTCCTGCGATCAGCACATCCGGGCCGGGAACGCCATGGGCGTGTCGTCCGATGATTTCCGGTTTACCATCGAGGACGTGGCCCAGGAGATCCGGGACGAGCATCCGGGGTTTGAGGATCTCCAGGTATCGGTCGATCGGGTCGGGGCCAAAATTGCCTTGAACCAGAACTCCCGGGAACCGGTCACGGAACCGGATGAACTGGGCCCGTTGTGGAAGGTGCTCCATATGGTCGGCGCGGACTGGACCTATCCCACGGTCATGTGGGGCGGCGAGAATTACTGCATGTTTCTGGCCGACGACGAAGGCTGGCGCTATATCATGGAGGAGTTCGTCTATCATGTGGACAATGTTCTGGGGTGTGAGACGGTGGTCAATACCGAGTGAGGGCATTCCTACTTTTCAATCCTGGAAGGATTGAGAAAATATCAGATTCCCCACCGCTTCCAGCTGACGACCATCATCGAGCTTTATGCCGAGTGGATCAAAAACGGCACCCTCAAGGTCAATTCCGACTGGAACAAAGACATCAAAGCCAAGTTTACCATTCAGGACCCCTGCAATATCGGCCGGAAAAGCGGCTCGGACAAAATCGTGGACGATTTGCGGTTCGTGGTCAAAACCGTGGTGGGGGAGGAGAATTATGTCGAAATGATTCCCAACCGCTCCAACAATTATTGCTGCGGCGGCGGCGGCGGCGCGCTTCAGGGCGGTTATCCCGATCAGCGGCGGGCGTACGGAAAGGTCAAGTTCGATCAGATCATGGCCACCGGTGCCCATTACGTGATCGCGCCCTGTCATAACTGCCACTCCCAGATCGAAGACATGGGCGACCATTACGGCGGTGATTACCATGTGGTCCATCTGTGGACGATCCTCTGTCTGGCCATGGGGGTTCTGGCTGAGAACGAACGCGTCTATCTGGGACCGGACCTGGCTGACGTCAACATACTTCAAAAGAAGGGACGGGAAGAATGA
- a CDS encoding NAD(P)-binding protein: MTDNVTGSVLVVGAGIAGIQASLDLAESGFLVYLVDKSSAIGGKMAQLDKTFPTNDCSMCIISPKLVEAGRHLNIELLTMAEVESISGQAGNFAVKIRKTARYIDLKKCTACAECAKVCPVELPNLFDEKLGDRKAAYKLYPQAMPSAFAIEKGDRAPCRLTCPAGLNVQGYVQMVKTGKYKEALEIIMEQLPLPGVLGRICPHECEDACRRCQVDQPVAIRDLKRLAADMADPREIDIPRAEPLGKKAAIIGSGPAGLTAAYHLAKKGIGATVFEALPLAGGMLRVGIPAHRLPRDVLDKDIEVITRLGVEIKVNTRLGVDFTIDDLFKDGYEAVFLAMGAHQGMKLDIPGEDLAGVRQGVDFLREMNLSGTAPVGRHVAIIGGGNVAIDVARSAVRLGAENVRIIYRRTRKEMPAWEEEIQAAEAEGVEITYLSAPLEILGKNGKVSGLRCIKMELGEPDASGRRRPVAIPGSEYEIKVDQLIPAIGQRPDVSAIERIAGIKISRGATTEVDPVTFETGAKGVFAGGDLQTGPGVAIGAVAAGMAAAESISRYLRGEDLAAGRKPAIKEQPDFRPVPDHPVKENRYRTRELPVSERAGNFNEVELGYEEEAGRKEAGRCLNCGYCSECMQCVEACLAGAVDHFMAPEEIDLRVGAVILSPGFSAFDPVKYVSYGYGQSPNIVTSLEFERLLSASGPFGGHLVRPSDHREPEKIAWLQCVGSRDINKGDHSYCSGVCCMYANKQAVIAKEHSKQDLDTVIFFMDMRTYGKDFDKYQIRAEDESGVRFVRSRIHSVFPLPDDRLRIVYATESGSTAEEIFDMVVLSVGLSPCQDAADLARKMGIELNAHGFAATRNLSPVSTSREGIYVCGTFQEPKDIPFSVMEASAAAATASSKLKSERWRLTRTRDLPPEKKFDGQSPRIGVFVCNCGINIGGVADVPAVRDYAATLAYVVHVEDNLFTCSQDSQDRMKKVIADKELNRVVVASCSPRTHEPLFQETIRDAGLNKYLFEMANIRDQNTWVHMDDPDRATAKAKDLVRMAVAKVAYVEPLHQVSLEIKKSVLVVGGGVAGMESALGVADQGFDAILVEKTAELGGVARSLRATWQGENIPAYLDDLIARVKGNPRVTLLLSSEITATTGSLGNFVSTVTRRGPGKEVITVEHGATIIATGGAEDKPEQYLYGQHPDVLTHLDMDQALASDDARITGARSMVFIQCVGSRDETHPYCSKVCCTHSLKSALEVKKRNPRTKVFILYRDIRSYGFREDLFKEARQKGVLFIRYDLERAPEVALSPEKKLTVTVVDHVLQIPVRIKPDLLVLASGIVPGDNKRLFELFKVPVNAEGFLVEAHAKLRPVDFASEGLFVAGLAHYPKPLEESIAQARAAVSRALTLIAKDTIMVGGVVAVVDPTRCAVCLTCVRTCPYEIPYIHEDGYAVIEPFECHGCGACVAECPGKAISLKHFTDEQIRAKTHALFEEA; this comes from the coding sequence ATGACCGACAACGTGACCGGATCGGTACTGGTGGTGGGCGCCGGGATCGCCGGCATTCAGGCGTCGCTGGACCTGGCCGAATCCGGGTTTCTGGTTTATCTGGTCGACAAGTCTTCGGCCATCGGCGGGAAAATGGCCCAGCTGGACAAGACCTTTCCCACCAACGACTGCTCCATGTGCATTATCTCTCCCAAACTGGTCGAGGCCGGCCGGCATCTGAATATTGAACTGCTGACCATGGCCGAGGTGGAGAGCATCTCCGGCCAGGCCGGAAATTTTGCGGTAAAAATCAGAAAGACGGCCCGTTATATCGATCTGAAAAAGTGCACCGCCTGCGCCGAATGCGCCAAGGTCTGCCCGGTGGAGCTGCCCAATTTGTTCGACGAGAAACTCGGTGACCGGAAAGCGGCTTACAAGCTTTACCCCCAGGCCATGCCCAGCGCCTTTGCCATAGAAAAGGGCGACCGGGCGCCCTGCCGGCTGACCTGCCCGGCGGGATTGAACGTCCAGGGATACGTGCAGATGGTCAAGACGGGCAAGTACAAAGAAGCCCTTGAGATCATCATGGAGCAACTGCCGCTGCCCGGCGTGCTGGGGCGGATCTGTCCGCACGAGTGCGAAGACGCCTGCCGGCGGTGCCAGGTGGACCAGCCGGTGGCCATCCGGGACCTGAAGCGGCTGGCCGCCGACATGGCCGATCCCCGGGAGATTGACATCCCCCGCGCCGAACCACTGGGGAAGAAGGCGGCCATTATCGGGTCCGGTCCGGCCGGCCTGACGGCGGCTTATCATCTGGCCAAAAAAGGAATCGGGGCGACTGTTTTTGAGGCCCTGCCCCTTGCCGGCGGCATGCTGCGGGTGGGGATACCGGCCCATCGCCTGCCCCGGGATGTGCTGGACAAGGATATTGAGGTGATCACCCGTCTGGGGGTTGAGATCAAAGTCAATACGCGCCTCGGCGTCGATTTTACGATTGATGACCTTTTCAAGGATGGCTATGAAGCCGTGTTTCTGGCCATGGGCGCCCATCAGGGCATGAAACTGGATATTCCCGGAGAAGACCTCGCCGGTGTCCGCCAGGGAGTGGATTTCCTGCGGGAGATGAATCTCTCCGGAACCGCTCCCGTCGGCCGTCATGTGGCCATTATCGGGGGCGGCAACGTGGCCATTGACGTGGCCCGGAGCGCGGTGCGCCTGGGCGCGGAAAACGTCCGCATCATCTATCGCCGGACCCGGAAGGAGATGCCGGCCTGGGAAGAGGAGATCCAGGCGGCGGAAGCCGAGGGCGTGGAAATCACTTACCTGTCGGCGCCCCTGGAGATCCTGGGAAAAAACGGCAAGGTCTCCGGCCTCAGATGCATAAAAATGGAACTGGGTGAGCCTGATGCCTCCGGCCGGCGCCGTCCGGTAGCGATTCCCGGCAGCGAATATGAAATCAAAGTCGATCAACTCATTCCGGCCATCGGCCAGCGTCCGGATGTTTCCGCGATTGAGCGGATTGCTGGAATCAAAATTTCCCGGGGAGCGACCACGGAAGTCGATCCCGTTACGTTTGAAACCGGGGCAAAAGGCGTCTTTGCCGGCGGTGACCTGCAGACCGGTCCCGGCGTGGCCATCGGCGCTGTTGCCGCCGGTATGGCGGCGGCCGAATCCATCTCCCGCTACCTCCGGGGCGAAGACCTGGCCGCGGGGCGGAAACCGGCGATCAAGGAACAGCCCGATTTCCGCCCGGTTCCCGATCATCCCGTGAAGGAGAACCGCTATCGCACTCGCGAGCTGCCGGTTTCGGAGCGGGCCGGGAATTTCAACGAGGTCGAACTGGGATATGAAGAAGAAGCCGGGAGGAAAGAAGCCGGCCGGTGTCTCAACTGCGGCTACTGTTCCGAGTGCATGCAGTGCGTGGAGGCCTGCCTGGCCGGAGCGGTCGATCACTTCATGGCGCCGGAGGAGATCGACCTGCGGGTGGGCGCGGTCATTCTTTCACCGGGGTTTTCGGCCTTTGATCCGGTCAAATATGTCTCCTACGGATACGGGCAGAGTCCGAACATCGTCACCAGCCTGGAGTTCGAACGACTTCTGTCCGCCTCCGGCCCCTTCGGCGGGCACCTGGTCAGACCCTCGGATCACCGGGAGCCGGAAAAGATCGCCTGGCTCCAGTGCGTCGGTTCCCGCGATATCAACAAGGGAGACCACAGCTACTGCTCCGGGGTCTGCTGCATGTATGCCAACAAGCAGGCGGTGATCGCCAAGGAACACAGCAAACAGGATCTGGATACGGTCATCTTTTTCATGGACATGCGGACCTACGGCAAGGATTTTGACAAATACCAGATCCGGGCCGAAGACGAGAGCGGGGTCCGGTTTGTCCGGTCCAGGATCCACTCTGTTTTCCCCCTGCCCGACGACCGGCTGAGGATCGTCTATGCCACTGAATCCGGCTCCACCGCCGAGGAGATCTTCGATATGGTGGTGCTGTCCGTGGGCCTGTCGCCGTGCCAGGACGCCGCCGACCTGGCCCGCAAGATGGGCATAGAACTGAACGCCCACGGATTTGCCGCCACCCGCAATCTGTCGCCGGTCAGCACGTCCCGGGAAGGCATTTATGTCTGCGGCACCTTCCAGGAGCCCAAGGACATCCCCTTTTCCGTCATGGAGGCCTCGGCCGCGGCGGCCACGGCTTCCAGCAAACTCAAGTCGGAACGCTGGCGCCTGACCCGGACCCGGGATCTCCCGCCGGAGAAAAAATTCGACGGCCAGTCTCCCCGGATCGGGGTGTTTGTCTGCAATTGCGGGATCAATATCGGCGGCGTGGCCGATGTCCCGGCGGTCCGGGATTATGCCGCCACCCTGGCCTATGTGGTTCACGTGGAGGACAATCTGTTCACCTGCTCCCAGGACTCCCAGGACCGCATGAAAAAAGTCATCGCGGATAAGGAGCTCAACCGGGTGGTGGTCGCCTCCTGTTCCCCCCGGACCCATGAACCGCTCTTCCAGGAAACCATCCGGGATGCCGGACTGAACAAATACCTGTTTGAGATGGCCAACATCCGGGACCAGAACACCTGGGTTCACATGGATGATCCGGACAGGGCCACCGCCAAGGCCAAAGACCTGGTGCGCATGGCCGTAGCCAAGGTCGCCTACGTGGAGCCGCTGCATCAGGTCAGCCTGGAAATTAAAAAGTCCGTCCTGGTGGTGGGCGGCGGCGTGGCCGGAATGGAGTCGGCCCTGGGCGTGGCCGATCAGGGATTCGATGCCATCCTGGTGGAAAAGACCGCCGAGCTTGGCGGCGTGGCCCGGTCCCTGAGGGCCACCTGGCAGGGCGAAAACATCCCGGCCTATCTTGACGACCTCATCGCCAGAGTAAAGGGCAATCCCCGGGTAACCCTGCTCCTGAGCAGCGAAATCACGGCCACGACCGGATCCCTGGGGAATTTTGTTTCCACCGTTACCCGGCGGGGTCCGGGAAAAGAAGTGATTACGGTCGAACACGGCGCCACCATCATCGCCACCGGCGGGGCGGAAGACAAACCGGAACAATATCTCTACGGCCAGCATCCCGACGTTCTGACCCATCTGGACATGGACCAGGCCCTGGCATCGGATGATGCCCGGATCACCGGCGCCAGATCAATGGTGTTCATCCAGTGCGTGGGGTCGAGGGACGAAACTCATCCTTACTGCAGCAAGGTGTGCTGCACCCACAGCTTAAAGAGCGCCCTGGAGGTCAAGAAGCGCAATCCCCGGACGAAAGTGTTTATTCTGTACCGGGATATCCGTTCCTACGGTTTCAGGGAGGACCTTTTCAAGGAGGCCAGACAGAAAGGGGTGCTGTTTATCCGGTATGACCTGGAACGGGCGCCCGAGGTGGCCTTGAGCCCGGAAAAGAAATTGACGGTGACGGTCGTCGATCATGTCCTGCAGATTCCCGTCCGGATAAAGCCCGACCTGCTGGTGCTGGCCTCGGGCATCGTTCCCGGGGACAACAAGCGGCTGTTCGAGCTGTTCAAGGTGCCGGTCAATGCCGAGGGCTTTCTGGTCGAGGCCCATGCCAAGCTCAGGCCGGTTGATTTCGCCTCGGAAGGCCTTTTCGTGGCCGGCCTGGCCCATTACCCCAAGCCCCTGGAGGAGAGCATCGCCCAGGCGAGGGCGGCTGTTTCCCGGGCGCTTACGCTTATCGCCAAAGACACCATCATGGTGGGCGGGGTGGTGGCCGTGGTGGACCCGACCCGATGCGCCGTCTGCCTGACCTGTGTCCGCACCTGTCCTTACGAAATTCCGTATATTCACGAAGACGGCTACGCCGTCATCGAACCGTTTGAGTGCCATGGCTGCGGCGCCTGCGTGGCCGAATGCCCGGGCAAAGCCATCTCCCTGAAACATTTTACCGATGAGCAGATCAGGGCCAAAACGCACGCTTTATTCGAAGAAGCCTAA
- a CDS encoding hydrogenase iron-sulfur subunit yields MMTETFEPRIIAFCCQYUAYAAGDLAGSMRLSYPAAVRVFQVPCTGRVDIIHLLNAIEDGADGVYVAGCLEGECHYRTGNLKTARKVAYVKKILKDIGLEPERVEMFNLSSAQGQRFAEIAREMVERIKVIGPSPLRVNKAAA; encoded by the coding sequence ATCATGACGGAAACTTTTGAGCCCAGAATTATCGCCTTCTGCTGTCAGTATTGAGCGTACGCAGCCGGGGACCTGGCAGGTTCCATGCGACTTTCTTACCCCGCGGCCGTCAGGGTGTTTCAGGTGCCGTGTACCGGACGGGTCGACATCATTCATCTGCTCAACGCCATCGAGGACGGGGCCGACGGCGTTTACGTGGCCGGATGCCTGGAAGGGGAGTGCCACTACCGGACCGGCAATCTGAAAACCGCCAGAAAAGTGGCGTACGTGAAAAAAATTCTGAAGGATATCGGCCTGGAGCCGGAACGGGTGGAGATGTTCAACCTTTCCTCGGCCCAGGGACAGCGGTTTGCCGAGATCGCCCGGGAGATGGTGGAAAGAATAAAAGTCATCGGTCCTTCGCCGCTCCGGGTGAACAAGGCGGCCGCCTGA
- a CDS encoding methylenetetrahydrofolate reductase C-terminal domain-containing protein, with product MIVADRKPMEELLAMASPFASILLVGCKGCVTVCNVGGAKEVEILAAAMRIARKKDGQPLNIDTRVLERQCDREYVEQLREDVNNYEAVFSMACGVGPQFLSEMYPDRRFFPTVNTTFYGGAVRHGVWEERCAGCGTCIIHRFDGLCPIARCAKSLLHGPCGGSSGGVCEVSKETECVWDTIVKKKMAHGRLADLLQVQDARDWRTARDGGPRRSIREELIQNPQGETP from the coding sequence ATGATCGTTGCCGATCGCAAACCCATGGAAGAGCTGCTGGCCATGGCCTCGCCGTTTGCCAGCATCCTCCTGGTCGGTTGCAAGGGATGCGTTACCGTCTGTAACGTGGGCGGCGCCAAGGAGGTGGAGATTTTGGCCGCCGCCATGAGGATTGCCAGGAAAAAAGATGGGCAGCCGCTGAATATCGATACCCGGGTGCTGGAAAGGCAGTGTGACCGGGAGTATGTCGAACAGTTGCGGGAGGACGTCAATAACTATGAGGCGGTGTTCTCCATGGCCTGCGGCGTGGGGCCGCAGTTCCTGTCCGAGATGTACCCGGACCGGCGTTTCTTCCCGACGGTCAACACCACCTTCTACGGCGGCGCCGTTCGTCACGGGGTCTGGGAGGAGCGGTGCGCCGGCTGCGGTACCTGTATCATTCACCGGTTCGACGGGTTATGTCCCATCGCCCGGTGCGCCAAAAGCCTTCTGCACGGTCCCTGCGGCGGATCTTCCGGCGGCGTTTGTGAAGTGTCCAAAGAGACCGAATGCGTCTGGGACACCATCGTGAAAAAGAAGATGGCCCACGGACGTCTGGCGGATCTGCTGCAGGTGCAGGACGCCAGGGATTGGCGCACGGCCAGGGACGGCGGTCCCCGGCGGAGCATCCGGGAAGAGCTGATCCAAAACCCACAAGGAGAGACCCCATGA
- a CDS encoding methylenetetrahydrofolate reductase produces MTEYKSGSNLEKVLKAGHFAFTGECGPPKGANVDHLTRKFGYLKGKVDAVNITDNQTAVVRMSSLAASHIMIHEGLEPNFQMVCRDRNRLALTSDILGAYALGIRNILCLSGDHQTFGNHPQAKNVHDIDSMQLIRLVTKMRDEGKFMNDKEEAIDGPPKMFVGAACNPFADPFEYRVYRLANKIAAGADFIQTQCIFNMDKFRQFMKMAVDMGLHEKCYILAGVTPMKSAGMANFMKKNVPGMDIPDALIKRLKGVDKAAQPEEGIRFALEQIKAFKEMEGVAGVHLMAIEWEEKVPEIAERAGMLPRPAV; encoded by the coding sequence ATGACGGAATATAAATCAGGCAGTAATCTGGAAAAGGTGCTGAAAGCCGGGCATTTTGCCTTTACCGGCGAATGCGGTCCGCCCAAGGGCGCCAACGTGGACCATCTGACCAGAAAATTCGGCTACCTGAAAGGCAAGGTCGATGCCGTCAATATCACCGACAACCAGACGGCCGTGGTGCGCATGTCCAGCCTGGCGGCCTCCCATATCATGATTCACGAGGGGCTGGAGCCGAATTTCCAGATGGTCTGCCGGGACCGCAACCGGCTGGCCCTGACCAGCGACATCCTGGGCGCCTATGCCCTGGGCATCCGCAATATCCTGTGCCTGTCCGGCGATCATCAGACCTTCGGCAATCATCCCCAGGCCAAGAACGTGCACGATATCGACTCCATGCAGCTCATCCGGCTGGTGACTAAAATGAGGGATGAGGGAAAATTCATGAACGATAAAGAAGAGGCGATCGACGGCCCGCCGAAGATGTTCGTCGGCGCCGCCTGCAATCCCTTTGCCGACCCCTTTGAATACCGGGTATACCGCCTGGCCAACAAAATCGCCGCCGGCGCCGATTTCATCCAGACCCAGTGCATTTTCAACATGGACAAGTTCCGCCAGTTCATGAAAATGGCGGTGGATATGGGGCTCCATGAAAAATGTTATATCCTGGCCGGGGTAACGCCCATGAAGAGCGCCGGCATGGCCAACTTCATGAAAAAAAACGTTCCCGGCATGGACATTCCGGACGCGCTCATCAAACGACTAAAGGGCGTGGACAAGGCCGCCCAGCCGGAAGAGGGCATCCGCTTCGCCCTGGAACAGATCAAAGCGTTCAAGGAGATGGAAGGCGTTGCCGGCGTTCATCTGATGGCCATCGAATGGGAGGAAAAGGTCCCGGAAATCGCCGAACGTGCCGGCATGCTTCCCCGGCCGGCGGTGTAA
- a CDS encoding SPFH domain-containing protein — MGTNNLVFLENLEWLDESGKQLVHRLPETGSGEIKYGAQLTVRESQAAVFFYQGRAVGAFGPGRHTLKTANIPILTKILSLPWGMSSPLRAEVYFTNLKTFTNLKWGTRDPVAFKDAELGLVRLRAYGVFNIRIVQPVLFINSLVGTQGRYTTDAIEDYLNQVIVSRFNDHIGSRIKTILELPSRYNELADGLVLSLKEDFGRFGLALTELYINAITPPPDVQAAIDDRSRLGVFDDMNKLMQMKTAMAMEKAAQGDGSGAGAGMGMGLGVMLPGLAAQYMATAKNGPAAGPPTVACAECGSPIPADAKFCTQCGHQQIIFQKCGNCGKNITPGANFCPRCGHSTAEKRLPVKCTGCGFENLADALFCNQCGEKLTL, encoded by the coding sequence ATGGGAACCAACAACCTTGTTTTTCTGGAAAACCTGGAATGGCTGGATGAAAGCGGCAAACAGCTCGTTCACCGCCTGCCGGAGACCGGCTCCGGAGAAATCAAATACGGCGCCCAGCTGACGGTCAGGGAAAGCCAGGCCGCGGTTTTTTTCTACCAGGGCCGGGCCGTGGGTGCTTTCGGCCCGGGGCGGCACACCCTCAAGACGGCCAACATCCCGATCCTGACGAAAATTCTCAGCCTGCCCTGGGGCATGTCCAGCCCTCTCCGGGCCGAGGTTTACTTCACCAACCTGAAGACGTTCACCAACCTCAAATGGGGCACCCGGGACCCGGTGGCTTTCAAGGACGCCGAACTGGGCCTGGTGCGGCTGCGGGCCTATGGCGTTTTCAACATCCGCATCGTCCAGCCGGTGCTGTTCATCAACAGCCTGGTCGGCACCCAGGGCCGCTATACCACCGACGCCATCGAAGATTATTTAAACCAGGTCATCGTCTCCCGGTTCAACGACCACATCGGCAGCCGCATCAAGACCATCCTGGAGCTGCCCTCCCGCTATAACGAACTGGCCGACGGCCTGGTCCTTTCCCTGAAGGAGGATTTCGGCCGGTTCGGGCTGGCCCTGACGGAGTTGTACATCAACGCCATCACCCCGCCCCCGGACGTGCAGGCCGCCATTGACGACCGCAGCCGCCTGGGCGTATTTGACGACATGAACAAGCTCATGCAGATGAAGACCGCCATGGCCATGGAAAAAGCGGCCCAGGGAGACGGGTCCGGCGCCGGTGCGGGCATGGGCATGGGGCTGGGCGTCATGCTGCCCGGCCTGGCCGCCCAGTATATGGCCACCGCGAAAAACGGCCCCGCCGCCGGACCGCCGACCGTAGCCTGCGCCGAATGCGGCAGCCCCATCCCGGCCGACGCCAAATTCTGCACCCAGTGCGGACACCAGCAGATCATCTTCCAGAAATGCGGCAACTGCGGCAAGAACATCACGCCGGGGGCCAACTTCTGCCCCCGCTGCGGCCACTCTACCGCCGAAAAGCGGCTACCGGTCAAATGCACCGGGTGCGGCTTTGAAAACCTGGCCGACGCCCTTTTCTGCAACCAGTGCGGGGAGAAACTGACGCTCTGA